The Pedobacter mucosus genome window below encodes:
- the ispG gene encoding (E)-4-hydroxy-3-methylbut-2-enyl-diphosphate synthase produces the protein MENLLVKPDLSGGYCNSLTQYSRFLTREVNIGDLAMGGKNPIRIQSMTTTDTMNTLATVEQTIRMVESGSEYVRITAPSVKEAENLTEIKKQLRLRGYNVPLIADIHFTPNAAELAARIVEKVRINPGNYADKKKFANLEYTQDAYQAELARIYKKFIPLVKICKEYGTAMRIGTNHGSLSDRIMSHYGDTPRGMVESAMEFIRMCEDQNYFNLVISMKASNTQVMVQAYRLLVETMVKESMNYPLHLGVTEAGDGEDGRIKSAVGIGTLLEDGLGDTIRVSLTEDPEFEAPVAKALADRYSLRSLNFEAESIESPNVLNSYINLDSKGENHESHAQLQTSNSKLPTYSPYSYSRRITEPVQHIGGHFHPVVMIDVSKENLKDPYFLSAVGYNYSAGLDKYNLADQACDLVYLGDNLPSFSFPGNLKQIYNYNTWLNLKDKSNCHPLINFKEFNKVEVKDEFLNFVQISATQLNNAAIELLNDKVVLILETSAAHGMAEQRSFFVALQQKNIRIPVIIKRSYPNFDADLLMLYAATDTGALFTDGFGDGIWIDAAEQNLALLNSTSFGILQATRTRISKTEYISCPSCGRTLFDLQETTQLIRSRTDHLKGLKIGIMGCIVNGPGEMADADYGYVGTGPDKITLYRGQEVVKKNVNTAFALDELIDIIKGDGNWVEKI, from the coding sequence ATGGAAAATTTATTGGTAAAGCCTGATTTAAGTGGAGGATATTGCAACAGTTTAACGCAATATTCTAGGTTTTTGACTCGCGAAGTTAATATCGGAGATTTAGCAATGGGCGGTAAAAATCCCATTCGTATTCAATCGATGACAACTACCGATACCATGAACACCTTAGCAACGGTCGAGCAAACCATTCGAATGGTAGAATCTGGTAGTGAATACGTCCGTATAACCGCTCCAAGCGTTAAAGAGGCAGAAAACCTTACTGAAATAAAAAAGCAATTGCGCCTTCGAGGTTATAACGTACCTTTAATTGCAGATATACATTTTACTCCAAATGCTGCTGAATTGGCTGCACGAATTGTAGAAAAAGTTCGTATAAATCCAGGAAATTACGCTGATAAAAAGAAGTTTGCAAACTTGGAATATACTCAAGATGCTTATCAAGCAGAATTAGCAAGAATTTATAAAAAGTTTATCCCTCTGGTAAAAATTTGTAAAGAATATGGTACTGCAATGCGGATTGGCACAAACCACGGTTCACTTTCTGATCGAATTATGAGTCACTATGGCGATACGCCACGAGGAATGGTTGAATCTGCAATGGAGTTTATCCGCATGTGCGAAGATCAGAATTATTTTAACCTGGTTATTTCCATGAAAGCAAGTAATACGCAAGTAATGGTGCAGGCTTATCGTTTGCTTGTAGAAACGATGGTTAAGGAAAGCATGAATTATCCGCTACATTTAGGGGTTACCGAAGCTGGTGACGGTGAAGATGGTCGTATTAAATCGGCTGTTGGTATTGGAACATTGTTAGAGGATGGTTTGGGGGATACAATTCGTGTTTCGCTAACAGAAGATCCTGAATTTGAAGCGCCTGTAGCAAAGGCTTTGGCTGATCGATATTCTTTAAGGAGTTTAAACTTTGAAGCTGAAAGTATAGAGTCGCCAAACGTATTAAATAGCTATATAAATTTGGATTCGAAAGGCGAAAATCATGAGTCTCATGCTCAGCTTCAAACTTCTAATTCCAAACTTCCAACTTATTCTCCTTATTCTTATTCAAGAAGAATTACTGAACCAGTTCAACATATTGGTGGGCATTTTCATCCGGTTGTGATGATTGATGTTTCAAAAGAAAACTTAAAAGACCCATATTTTTTAAGTGCTGTTGGTTATAATTATAGTGCTGGTCTAGATAAATATAACCTTGCAGATCAGGCTTGCGACTTAGTTTATTTAGGTGATAATTTACCCTCGTTTTCTTTTCCAGGTAACTTAAAACAGATTTACAATTATAATACCTGGTTAAATTTAAAGGATAAAAGTAATTGTCATCCGCTAATTAATTTTAAAGAATTTAACAAAGTTGAAGTTAAAGACGAATTTTTGAACTTCGTTCAGATAAGTGCAACGCAATTAAACAATGCGGCAATTGAGCTGCTTAATGATAAAGTTGTTCTAATTCTAGAAACTTCTGCGGCCCATGGAATGGCTGAACAAAGGTCTTTCTTTGTCGCTTTACAACAAAAGAATATTCGAATTCCAGTAATTATTAAAAGAAGTTATCCAAACTTTGATGCTGATCTTTTAATGCTTTACGCTGCTACTGATACTGGTGCTTTATTTACTGATGGTTTCGGCGATGGTATCTGGATTGATGCGGCAGAACAAAACCTCGCTCTGCTAAATTCTACCAGTTTCGGCATTTTGCAGGCTACCAGAACCAGAATTAGTAAAACCGAATATATTTCCTGCCCAAGTTGTGGTAGAACGCTTTTCGATCTACAAGAAACTACACAACTTATCCGTTCCCGTACAGACCATTTAAAAGGTCTAAAGATTGGAATAATGGGCTGTATCGTAAATGGTCCAGGAGAAATGGCAGATGCGGATTATGGTTACGTGGGCACCGGACCAGATAAAATAACCTTATATCGAGGGCAAGAAGTTGTGAAGAAAAATGTAAATACAGCTTTTGCTTTAGATGAATTAATCGATATTATAAAAGGTGATGGCAATTGGGTGGAAAAGATTTAA
- the hemL gene encoding glutamate-1-semialdehyde 2,1-aminomutase codes for MLDSLKKMFSGNEADVPVNTGSKPDISRVKSAELYEKSKTYFPGGVNSPVRAFKSVYGTPLFIEKGDGCYIWDADGNKFIDFCGSWGPLILGHNNPKIREKVTEVMQNGMSFGAPTALENELAELIIKNNRYVEKIRFTSSGTEAVMSAIRLARGYTKRDKILKFEGCYHGHSDSLLVKAGSGLVTFGETSSAGVPKSFAEETIVIPLNDTNAIEQAFAQFKDQIAAVIIEGIPANNGLIIQDEAYIHFLRKICTENNSLLIFDEVITGFRIGFEGAAAHYGVTPDIITYGKIIGGGLPVGMYGASNAIMAQISPDGGVYQAGTLSGNPVAMAAGIATLTELNRSGFYKDLNTKAQEFVASIQRFATARNYKFKVFSIGSIFWFSFTDKDKVQTADDIDAGSMEKFKIMHRELLNRGIYLGPSGYEVGFVSSAHTKIELEKAKRAIFEALDLVFKK; via the coding sequence ATGTTAGATTCATTAAAAAAAATGTTCTCAGGCAACGAAGCCGATGTTCCTGTAAATACAGGTAGCAAACCTGATATTTCGAGGGTGAAATCTGCAGAATTATACGAGAAATCAAAAACGTATTTTCCTGGTGGTGTAAATTCTCCAGTTAGGGCATTTAAATCTGTTTACGGAACGCCACTTTTTATTGAAAAAGGTGATGGTTGCTACATCTGGGATGCAGATGGGAATAAATTTATAGATTTCTGTGGAAGTTGGGGCCCTTTAATTTTAGGTCACAACAATCCAAAAATCCGTGAGAAAGTTACGGAAGTAATGCAGAATGGAATGAGTTTCGGTGCACCAACAGCATTGGAAAATGAATTGGCAGAACTAATTATTAAAAACAATCGTTACGTAGAAAAAATTCGTTTTACCAGTTCAGGAACAGAGGCTGTAATGTCTGCTATTCGTTTAGCAAGAGGTTATACGAAGAGAGATAAAATTTTAAAGTTCGAAGGTTGTTACCATGGTCATAGCGATTCTCTTTTAGTAAAAGCAGGTTCTGGATTAGTTACTTTTGGTGAAACCTCTTCAGCTGGTGTTCCAAAATCTTTCGCAGAAGAAACCATTGTTATTCCTTTAAACGATACTAACGCAATTGAGCAAGCTTTTGCCCAATTTAAAGATCAAATTGCCGCTGTAATCATTGAAGGTATCCCTGCAAATAATGGTTTAATTATCCAAGATGAGGCATACATTCATTTCTTACGTAAAATTTGCACTGAAAATAATTCACTTCTAATCTTTGATGAAGTAATTACTGGTTTTAGAATTGGTTTTGAAGGTGCAGCGGCACATTATGGCGTTACACCAGATATTATTACTTATGGGAAAATTATTGGTGGCGGTTTGCCAGTGGGAATGTACGGCGCTTCTAATGCAATTATGGCGCAAATTTCCCCAGATGGTGGCGTTTATCAAGCCGGTACGCTTTCTGGAAATCCAGTAGCTATGGCTGCCGGAATTGCAACTTTGACCGAGTTAAATAGATCTGGTTTTTATAAGGATTTAAATACTAAAGCCCAAGAATTTGTAGCAAGTATTCAGCGTTTTGCTACCGCCAGAAATTATAAATTTAAGGTTTTCTCCATCGGTTCTATCTTTTGGTTTTCATTTACTGATAAGGATAAAGTTCAAACTGCTGATGATATTGATGCCGGTAGCATGGAGAAATTTAAAATTATGCACCGTGAGTTATTAAATAGGGGAATTTATTTAGGTCCATCGGGATATGAAGTTGGTTTTGTATCTTCAGCGCATACGAAAATAGAGTTGGAGAAAGCAAAGCGAGCCATTTTTGAAGCATTGGATTTGGTGTTTAAAAAGTAG
- the hemA gene encoding glutamyl-tRNA reductase — protein sequence MEYLKVIAFTHHHIDLKSLGKLVICDESLDNRLKNIQTELPVSEIFYLGTCNRVEFVFLTKEKTNKEFVTKFLTVLDMGLPAEFMERFLDNVSVYENEEAFNHLLRTSCSLESLVVGEKEILPQIRKAYENCRDAGFTGDYMRMIMDRVVKTAKEVYTHTNISKNPVSVVSLAYRKLKELNMCGNSRILIIGAGETNQNIAKYLNKHKYSNFSIFNRTLAKAEILAEDLNGKAYPLEELQNFTEGFDVIITCTGATEVIITEEIYAKLLNGDTGKKVIVDLAIPNDVAPAVIHNHPIHYIEVESLKEVARKNIQERYNELVHAEDIISANIIEFFTVLKQRRIELAMQDVPRKIKEIKNTALNGIFADEISQMDPSSREVLERVMNYMEKKCISVPMIMAKEILVNQS from the coding sequence TTGGAATATTTAAAAGTAATAGCTTTTACACATCACCACATAGACCTAAAATCATTAGGAAAGTTAGTTATTTGTGATGAAAGTCTGGATAACAGGTTGAAGAATATTCAAACTGAATTACCCGTTAGTGAAATTTTTTACCTTGGCACCTGTAATCGTGTTGAGTTCGTATTCCTTACAAAAGAGAAAACCAATAAAGAGTTCGTAACCAAATTTCTAACCGTTTTAGATATGGGTTTACCGGCAGAATTTATGGAACGTTTCTTAGATAATGTTTCTGTTTATGAAAACGAAGAAGCTTTTAATCACTTACTTAGAACATCTTGCTCTTTAGAAAGTTTGGTTGTCGGCGAAAAAGAAATACTTCCTCAAATTCGCAAAGCTTATGAAAACTGCCGTGATGCAGGTTTTACAGGCGATTACATGCGTATGATTATGGATCGTGTAGTTAAAACAGCTAAAGAAGTTTACACGCATACCAACATTTCCAAAAATCCAGTCTCTGTAGTTTCGTTGGCTTACCGCAAACTAAAAGAATTAAATATGTGTGGTAACTCACGTATTTTAATTATTGGCGCTGGCGAAACCAACCAAAATATTGCTAAATACCTTAATAAACATAAATACTCGAATTTTTCCATCTTCAATCGTACTCTTGCTAAAGCCGAAATTTTAGCCGAAGATTTAAATGGGAAAGCTTATCCACTAGAAGAGCTGCAAAACTTTACCGAAGGTTTTGATGTGATTATTACGTGTACAGGTGCTACGGAAGTAATTATTACCGAAGAAATTTATGCTAAATTGCTTAATGGAGACACAGGCAAAAAGGTGATTGTTGATTTAGCCATTCCAAATGATGTTGCTCCAGCGGTTATTCATAATCACCCAATTCATTATATTGAGGTCGAATCATTAAAAGAAGTTGCCCGCAAAAACATTCAGGAGCGTTATAACGAACTTGTTCATGCTGAAGATATTATCAGTGCTAACATTATCGAATTTTTTACGGTATTAAAACAGCGTCGAATTGAGCTGGCCATGCAGGATGTTCCTAGAAAAATTAAGGAAATAAAAAACACTGCTTTGAATGGAATTTTTGCAGATGAAATAAGTCAGATGGATCCTTCTTCACGCGAAGTTTTAGAACGCGTTATGAATTACATGGAAAAAAAATGTATCAGCGTTCCTATGATTATGGCGAAAGAAATTTTGGTTAATCAATCGTAA
- a CDS encoding sensor histidine kinase, which produces MKKSIIIFYALLLYALIQLISWGTLVVHLQPSRMTMIMGEGSVFLFLLCIGGYFLHQSLKREDKLREQQQNFLMSITHELKSPLAAIKLSLQTIVKRDLDKARQTSLLNNSLKDIERLDDLVDNMLLATKIENRSYSFPKEDFNFSELVYKITDRLQVHSCGNEQLINTQIQPNLQIMGDKFALSSVVTNLIENAVKYSSPCDEINVLLDRVEGHIQLSVIDKGPGISDAEKMLIFDKFYRVGNENVRKAKGTGLGLFIVKEVLQYHDADITVKDNLPQGSIFEVTFS; this is translated from the coding sequence ATGAAGAAATCCATTATCATATTTTACGCATTACTGCTCTACGCACTAATTCAGCTCATTTCTTGGGGAACCTTGGTGGTTCATTTGCAACCAAGCCGTATGACGATGATAATGGGCGAAGGCTCAGTATTTCTATTTTTGCTTTGCATTGGTGGTTACTTTTTGCACCAATCTTTAAAACGAGAAGATAAATTAAGGGAACAGCAACAGAACTTTTTAATGTCGATTACGCATGAGTTAAAATCGCCTTTGGCGGCAATTAAATTATCATTGCAAACCATTGTTAAAAGAGATTTAGATAAAGCAAGACAAACATCTTTGCTTAATAATTCGCTCAAAGACATTGAACGTTTAGACGATTTAGTTGATAATATGCTGCTAGCAACCAAAATTGAAAATCGTTCTTATAGCTTTCCAAAGGAAGATTTTAATTTTTCAGAGCTGGTTTATAAAATCACTGATCGGTTACAAGTTCACTCTTGCGGTAATGAACAGTTGATAAATACTCAAATTCAGCCAAATTTGCAGATAATGGGTGACAAATTTGCCTTATCGTCAGTTGTTACCAATTTAATTGAGAATGCAGTTAAGTATTCAAGTCCTTGTGATGAAATAAATGTGCTATTGGATAGAGTAGAAGGCCATATTCAATTAAGTGTTATTGATAAAGGACCTGGTATTTCAGATGCGGAAAAAATGTTGATATTTGATAAGTTCTATCGCGTTGGTAATGAGAATGTCAGAAAAGCGAAGGGAACGGGTTTAGGCTTGTTTATTGTGAAAGAGGTTTTACAATACCATGATGCAGATATTACAGTAAAAGATAATCTGCCTCAGGGAAGTATTTTTGAAGTAACATTTAGTTAA
- the hemB gene encoding porphobilinogen synthase, which yields MLHRPRRLRKNPLVREMVAETRLSKDMFVYPYFVVPGNNVTHAINAMPGVSHYSVDTLVKDVEAGLKKGLNKIMLFGVGDEKSADAKSAYHDHSLVPTAVRELKKNFGDDLYIITDVCVCSYTTHGHCGILENDYVQNDKTVDVIAKMALTHAEAGADMFAPSDMMDGRIEAMRNLLDDNGFVNAAIMSHATKFASAYYGPFREAADCTPSKGDRKAYQMDFRNPLEALREAQLDEQEGADVLMVKPGLAYLDIIQRLKQDTNLPIAVYNVSGEYSMVKAAAERGWIDEQKVVMETMHAFARAGASIITTYHIKDILNNDWL from the coding sequence ATGTTACATCGTCCGCGAAGATTGAGAAAGAACCCGTTGGTAAGGGAGATGGTAGCCGAAACCCGACTATCGAAAGATATGTTTGTATATCCTTATTTTGTAGTTCCAGGAAATAACGTTACACATGCAATTAATGCAATGCCTGGCGTTAGTCATTATTCTGTTGATACATTGGTTAAAGATGTAGAGGCTGGATTGAAAAAAGGGCTTAATAAAATTATGCTTTTCGGCGTGGGAGATGAAAAATCTGCCGACGCAAAATCTGCTTATCACGATCATTCGTTAGTACCTACAGCAGTCCGCGAATTAAAAAAGAACTTCGGTGATGATTTATACATTATTACTGATGTTTGCGTTTGTTCTTATACCACTCACGGGCATTGTGGCATTTTAGAAAACGATTATGTGCAGAATGATAAAACAGTAGATGTAATTGCAAAAATGGCTTTAACACATGCTGAAGCCGGTGCGGATATGTTTGCACCATCTGATATGATGGATGGTAGAATTGAAGCAATGCGTAATTTATTGGATGATAATGGATTTGTAAATGCTGCAATTATGAGTCATGCTACCAAATTTGCATCTGCCTATTATGGTCCATTTAGAGAAGCTGCAGATTGTACACCAAGTAAAGGCGATAGAAAAGCTTATCAAATGGATTTTAGAAATCCGCTTGAAGCGTTACGTGAAGCACAATTAGATGAACAAGAAGGAGCTGATGTATTAATGGTAAAACCTGGATTGGCATATTTAGATATCATTCAACGTTTGAAACAAGATACTAATTTGCCAATAGCAGTTTACAATGTTTCAGGCGAATATTCTATGGTTAAGGCGGCTGCTGAACGCGGTTGGATAGATGAACAAAAAGTTGTAATGGAAACCATGCATGCATTTGCAAGAGCCGGCGCAAGTATTATTACCACTTACCATATTAAAGATATTTTAAATAACGATTGGCTTTAA
- the hemC gene encoding hydroxymethylbilane synthase — MKKLIIGTRGSDLALWQANYIKDELEAIGVEAELKIIKTQGDKILNLRLDKLEGKGFFTKELEDELLGGTIDLAVHSLKDLPTNHPAGLIIAAIPPREEATEYLLILKDCVDVSQKLSLKKGAMVGTSSNRRKAQLLGLRPDLEIEDLRGNVPTRIQKLRNEDYDAIMLAKAGVKRLGLDLNDLHIEELETTEFVPAPAQGALGIQIRENDNELFDLLQNLNHSETAEEVAVERKVLNLFEGGCHMPLGCYCKKENGKFEVWTSKAETADDFPERLFLRADSTEGLAESIVSKFNADRKKPAKVFISREIGEHSYFRRALENNNIEIEGRSLIRTFPIVTVLDQFILKNIDWVFFSSRNSVEYFFNLKPQFPKKTQFGVVGRGSEDALRKFGHFAQFVGASGDITEVAEDFAKLVSGKNVLFPRAQDSLQSIQKSLPADAKIIDLPIYETVIEDDIDQSHADVLIFTSPSNVDAYFAENLLEPGQQVIAIGNSTGKKFDEMGVSYALPYSPDEIGLSEAVFGIEIK; from the coding sequence GTGAAGAAACTAATCATCGGAACACGCGGTAGCGATTTAGCCTTATGGCAAGCAAATTACATTAAAGATGAGCTTGAGGCTATCGGGGTAGAAGCAGAGCTTAAAATTATTAAAACACAGGGTGATAAAATCCTGAATTTAAGATTAGATAAGTTAGAAGGCAAAGGCTTTTTTACAAAAGAGCTGGAAGATGAGCTTTTAGGTGGAACCATCGATTTAGCAGTACATTCATTAAAAGATTTGCCAACCAATCATCCTGCAGGATTGATTATCGCCGCTATTCCGCCACGCGAAGAAGCAACCGAATATCTTTTAATATTGAAAGATTGTGTTGATGTTTCTCAAAAACTTTCACTTAAAAAAGGCGCAATGGTGGGTACTTCTTCTAATCGCCGTAAAGCACAATTGTTGGGTTTGAGGCCTGATTTAGAAATCGAAGATTTACGTGGAAATGTTCCTACACGCATTCAAAAGCTTAGAAACGAAGATTATGATGCCATTATGTTGGCAAAAGCAGGTGTAAAGCGTTTAGGTTTAGATTTGAACGATCTGCATATTGAAGAGTTAGAAACTACTGAGTTTGTTCCTGCACCCGCTCAAGGCGCTTTAGGAATTCAAATCAGAGAAAATGATAATGAGCTTTTTGATTTGCTTCAAAATTTAAATCATAGTGAAACCGCTGAAGAAGTAGCGGTAGAACGTAAAGTTTTAAATCTTTTCGAAGGTGGCTGCCACATGCCTTTGGGCTGTTATTGCAAAAAAGAAAACGGCAAATTTGAAGTATGGACATCAAAAGCCGAAACGGCAGATGATTTTCCTGAGCGCTTGTTTTTACGAGCAGATTCAACAGAAGGATTAGCAGAAAGTATTGTTTCCAAATTTAACGCTGATAGGAAAAAGCCTGCAAAAGTTTTCATCTCTCGGGAAATTGGCGAACATAGTTATTTCCGCAGGGCATTAGAAAATAATAATATAGAAATTGAAGGTCGTTCGTTAATCCGTACGTTTCCAATTGTAACGGTTTTGGATCAGTTTATTTTAAAAAATATCGATTGGGTTTTCTTTAGCAGTCGCAACAGCGTAGAGTATTTCTTCAATCTAAAACCACAGTTCCCTAAAAAGACGCAGTTTGGTGTGGTGGGTAGAGGCTCTGAAGATGCCTTACGTAAATTTGGTCATTTTGCTCAATTTGTGGGTGCAAGTGGCGATATAACAGAGGTTGCTGAAGATTTTGCTAAGTTGGTTTCTGGTAAAAATGTTTTATTTCCAAGAGCGCAGGATTCTTTACAATCCATTCAAAAATCTTTGCCAGCCGATGCGAAAATAATTGACCTTCCAATCTACGAAACCGTAATAGAAGACGATATTGATCAAAGCCATGCTGATGTTTTAATCTTTACCAGTCCATCTAATGTTGATGCCTATTTTGCCGAAAATTTATTAGAGCCTGGTCAGCAGGTAATTGCAATAGGCAACTCTACAGGAAAGAAATTTGATGAGATGGGTGTGAGTTATGCTTTGCCATATTCTCCAGATGAAATTGGATTATCAGAAGCTGTTTTTGGAATAGAAATAAAATAG
- a CDS encoding response regulator transcription factor: MSQKLRILLVEDEDHLLDAIKLNLELEGYKVHAVKDGKTALKIFKEERFNLIILDVMLPEMDGFQVCETIRLENAEVPIMFLTAKNTSEDRVLGLKKGADDYLVKPFNLEELILRVGILVKRSLKPEDLKELNSYKIGDKTIYFNSFELKHDDGTITPLTKKETMLLKLLIERKNDAVSREQILETVWNYDVYPSTRTIDNFILTFRKYFEPDQKNPVYFHSIRGVGYKFTDIH, encoded by the coding sequence ATGTCGCAGAAATTAAGAATATTATTGGTAGAAGACGAAGATCATTTGTTAGACGCCATCAAATTAAACCTCGAGCTAGAGGGTTATAAAGTCCACGCTGTTAAAGATGGCAAAACTGCTCTTAAAATATTTAAAGAGGAACGTTTCAATCTAATTATTTTAGATGTTATGCTTCCTGAAATGGATGGTTTCCAAGTTTGTGAAACAATTCGTTTAGAAAATGCTGAAGTACCGATTATGTTTTTAACCGCAAAAAATACATCTGAAGATCGTGTTTTAGGTTTGAAAAAAGGTGCTGATGATTATTTGGTTAAACCTTTTAATTTAGAAGAGTTAATTCTTCGCGTAGGTATTTTAGTTAAACGCAGTTTAAAACCAGAAGATTTAAAAGAATTAAATTCTTATAAAATCGGCGACAAAACTATTTATTTCAATTCATTTGAGTTAAAACATGACGATGGAACCATCACACCGTTAACCAAAAAGGAAACGATGTTGTTGAAACTCTTAATTGAGCGTAAAAACGATGCGGTTTCTCGTGAGCAGATTTTAGAAACCGTTTGGAATTATGATGTTTATCCATCGACCAGAACAATTGATAACTTTATCTTAACGTTCCGTAAATATTTTGAACCAGATCAAAAAAATCCTGTTTATTTTCATTCCATTCGTGGTGTAGGTTATAAATTTACAGATATTCATTAA
- a CDS encoding alpha/beta hydrolase family protein produces the protein MITQSEFSLSGADGKLIIGDITFDEKNPNMPIVLFIHGFKGYKDWGAHNLVARYFVSNGYRYIKFNLSHSGVPADNPIGVTDMETFASNTFSKELFDVNAVLDYIGKAYGAETEINVIGHSRGGGLAIIEVANDLRINKLITWSSISSFDSLWKKEQETEWKEKGKIYITNARTKEQMPLNVALLEDFEENADALNILEAAKKINIPWLIVQGDDDVNVPFEHAQKLANTNLGSRLVKIEGANHVYGASQPYNNETLPPLLFKVCEKCLLFLNEN, from the coding sequence ATGATTACACAAAGTGAATTTAGCCTTAGCGGTGCTGACGGAAAATTAATTATTGGTGATATTACATTTGATGAAAAGAATCCAAATATGCCAATTGTATTGTTTATTCATGGCTTTAAAGGCTATAAAGATTGGGGTGCGCATAATTTGGTAGCAAGGTATTTTGTTAGCAACGGATACCGATATATTAAATTTAATTTATCGCACAGCGGAGTTCCGGCAGATAATCCAATTGGTGTTACAGATATGGAAACATTCGCGAGCAACACTTTCTCAAAGGAGCTTTTTGATGTAAATGCTGTACTTGATTATATTGGAAAAGCTTATGGTGCAGAGACTGAAATTAACGTGATTGGTCATAGTCGCGGTGGTGGCTTAGCCATTATTGAAGTTGCTAATGATTTACGAATTAACAAATTAATTACTTGGAGTTCAATTTCGAGTTTTGACAGTCTATGGAAAAAAGAGCAAGAAACGGAGTGGAAAGAAAAGGGAAAAATTTATATAACTAACGCCCGGACAAAAGAACAAATGCCGTTGAATGTAGCGCTATTGGAAGATTTTGAGGAAAATGCTGATGCATTAAATATCCTCGAAGCTGCAAAAAAAATTAATATACCGTGGTTAATTGTTCAAGGAGATGATGATGTAAACGTTCCTTTTGAGCATGCACAAAAACTCGCAAATACAAATTTAGGTAGCAGGCTAGTTAAAATCGAAGGTGCTAATCATGTTTATGGTGCGTCTCAACCTTACAATAATGAAACTTTACCTCCACTTCTATTTAAAGTTTGCGAGAAATGTTTATTATTTTTAAATGAGAATTAA
- a CDS encoding DoxX family protein — MQITDKNSRTFKIILIIYALLYILAGFNHFISTKGYYAIMPKWLPYHEILIYLSGVIEICLGVLLLFSKTRKPASLGIILMLLAFLPAHIYMIQIAPFMLGKILVTPFIAWMRLPFQALFIGWAWYYYCKADKQISSPAVSL; from the coding sequence ATGCAAATAACTGACAAAAATAGTAGGACCTTCAAAATTATTCTTATCATTTATGCCCTCCTTTATATCCTAGCGGGATTTAATCACTTTATTTCAACCAAGGGCTATTATGCAATAATGCCAAAATGGTTGCCTTATCACGAAATTTTAATTTATTTATCAGGAGTTATAGAAATTTGTTTAGGTGTTTTACTACTATTTTCTAAAACCAGAAAGCCTGCATCATTGGGGATAATTTTAATGCTTTTAGCTTTTTTGCCTGCACATATTTATATGATTCAAATTGCACCATTTATGCTTGGCAAAATATTAGTAACTCCTTTTATTGCCTGGATGAGATTGCCTTTTCAAGCACTATTTATTGGTTGGGCTTGGTATTATTACTGTAAAGCTGATAAACAAATTTCTTCACCAGCAGTAAGCTTATAA
- a CDS encoding UPF0158 family protein: MKTFLPEEIKEISQQLDCGLNCYWNIISGLLMFVPNDDLLSLDEGGAYQKDIEFLEENSLEFRKIEKPDSKTAFIFMADFMETLPQKSIIKSMLEKALENKHPFKEFKFQIDQAGDYRELWFAFKNKKMQEYVKDQIDKIIEAENNSRLN, translated from the coding sequence ATGAAAACATTTTTACCCGAAGAAATAAAGGAAATCTCACAGCAATTGGATTGTGGCCTTAATTGCTATTGGAATATTATCAGTGGTTTATTAATGTTTGTTCCTAATGATGATCTTTTATCGCTTGATGAAGGCGGTGCTTATCAAAAAGATATAGAATTTCTTGAAGAGAACTCGCTTGAATTTCGAAAAATAGAAAAGCCAGATTCAAAAACGGCATTCATTTTTATGGCTGATTTTATGGAAACCCTACCTCAAAAGTCAATAATAAAATCGATGTTAGAAAAAGCGCTCGAAAATAAACATCCTTTTAAAGAGTTTAAATTTCAAATCGATCAAGCAGGCGATTACCGTGAATTATGGTTCGCTTTCAAAAATAAAAAAATGCAGGAATATGTAAAAGATCAGATCGATAAGATTATTGAAGCAGAAAATAATAGTAGATTAAATTGA